The Desulfuromonas sp. genome includes a region encoding these proteins:
- a CDS encoding DUF2304 domain-containing protein — translation MPINQKIFALLVCAGVFFFTFEMVRRKRLREEYSVLWLTVSVGMFVLVVKYEWLVALTEMIGAALPTTTLFLGSIIFLALVAVQFSIKISQLTNQVKNLAQENAILRHEVQQACQGRLEDPAADPIE, via the coding sequence ATGCCGATAAATCAGAAGATATTCGCCCTTCTGGTCTGTGCCGGGGTTTTTTTCTTCACCTTTGAGATGGTGCGCCGCAAGCGTTTGCGCGAGGAGTACTCGGTGCTCTGGCTGACAGTCAGCGTCGGGATGTTCGTGCTGGTGGTCAAGTATGAATGGCTGGTGGCGCTGACGGAGATGATCGGAGCGGCCCTGCCGACGACGACCCTCTTCCTCGGCTCGATCATTTTCCTGGCGCTCGTCGCGGTGCAGTTTTCGATCAAGATTTCCCAGCTCACCAACCAGGTCAAGAACCTCGCTCAGGAGAATGCCATTCTGCGCCACGAGGTGCAGCAGGCCTGTCAGGGGAGGCTGGAGGACCCGGCGGCCGACCCGATAGAGTGA
- a CDS encoding glycosyltransferase family 2 protein has translation MPRTLVIIPAHNEEPLIGEVVGRVRKAVPECDILVVDDGSYDHTAAVAGRAGALVIRHPYNMGYGTTIQTGFKHARRQQYDFVVQLDGDGQHDPEFIPRLLEPVVRGETDFALGSRFLDVESYRPSFSRRLGILIFRKLVSVLIGRPITDPTSGYAAFNKDVARFFTADIFPCDYPDADMLVTLNLAGFRIQEVPVRMLANEEGKTMHGGLKPLYYIFKMFLSISVTLMRSRKFYRKVVSCR, from the coding sequence ATGCCCAGAACGCTTGTCATCATTCCGGCCCATAACGAAGAGCCCCTCATCGGCGAGGTGGTGGGCCGCGTCCGCAAGGCTGTCCCGGAGTGCGACATCCTGGTGGTCGATGACGGTTCTTACGACCATACGGCCGCCGTCGCCGGGAGGGCCGGCGCCCTGGTTATCCGCCATCCCTACAACATGGGCTATGGGACCACAATCCAGACCGGCTTCAAGCACGCCCGCCGGCAGCAATACGATTTCGTGGTTCAGCTGGACGGCGACGGGCAGCATGACCCGGAGTTCATTCCCCGCCTGCTGGAGCCGGTGGTCCGGGGGGAGACAGATTTCGCCCTCGGTTCCCGTTTCCTCGACGTGGAGAGCTACCGGCCCTCCTTCTCCCGTCGGCTCGGAATCCTGATTTTCCGCAAGCTGGTCTCGGTCCTCATCGGCCGGCCGATCACCGACCCCACCTCGGGTTACGCGGCCTTCAACAAGGATGTGGCGCGCTTCTTCACGGCGGACATCTTCCCCTGCGACTATCCCGACGCCGACATGCTGGTGACCCTCAACCTGGCCGGTTTCCGAATCCAGGAGGTGCCGGTGCGCATGCTTGCCAACGAGGAGGGCAAGACCATGCACGGCGGGCTGAAGCCGCTTTATTACATCTTCAAGATGTTCCTGTCGATTTCCGTCACCTTGATGCGCAGCCGCAAGTTTTACCGAAAGGTTGTGTCATGCCGATAA